CGGCCCTTCGAACCACAGCGACAGCAGGAAGAACGGCACGGGCGGCACGAGGCTCGCCCACACGACGAGCGACACGAGGTTCGCTTTCCCGACCTTCTTCGTGACGATATTGCCGAACGCCCACATCGCGGCCGAGCAGATCGTCAGCAGGAAGCCCGCGAGCGTCATCGCGCGACCGCCCTGTGCCGCGATCACGACGAGGCCGCCCGCGGCGATCGCGAGCCCGATCAGGTTCTGCACGCGCAGCCGCTCGCCAAGGAACAGCATCGCGAACACGAGCGTGAAGAATGCTTGCGACTGCAGCACGAGCGACGCGAGCCCGGCCGGCATGCCGACGTACATCCCGGTGAACAGGAACACGAACTGGCCGAGCTGGATCGTCGCGCCGTACAGCACCAGCAGGCGCCACGGAATCTGCGGCCGGCGCACGAAGAACACCGCGGGCACGGCTGCGAGCGTGAAGCGCAGCGCGCCGAGCAGCATCGGCGGCATCCCGTGCAGGCCGACCTTGATCACGACGAAGTTCA
The DNA window shown above is from Burkholderia cepacia and carries:
- a CDS encoding EamA family transporter, with translation MAPKDLLLALVVILAWGVNFVVIKVGLHGMPPMLLGALRFTLAAVPAVFFVRRPQIPWRLLVLYGATIQLGQFVFLFTGMYVGMPAGLASLVLQSQAFFTLVFAMLFLGERLRVQNLIGLAIAAGGLVVIAAQGGRAMTLAGFLLTICSAAMWAFGNIVTKKVGKANLVSLVVWASLVPPVPFFLLSLWFEGPQRIATALAGLNGASIFAVVYLAFVATLLGYGLWSRLLSRYPAAQVAQFSLLVPVVGLASSALLLDEHLTQTQLIGTALVMGGLAVNVFGGKVLSRFAAS